A stretch of the Janthinobacterium sp. B9-8 genome encodes the following:
- a CDS encoding copper chaperone PCu(A)C has protein sequence MKKIALLLAASCVSFAAFAHEYKAGEIRVVHPFSVPTLPGKDVGTVYIGLENKGAQADQLIAATSDRAARVEIHTMSMEGDVMKMRQVPELEVKGGETIKMKPGMGYHLMIFGVKQPLKVGDKFPLKLQFKKSGAVEVSVMVQEREAGAKAAEGHFH, from the coding sequence ATGAAAAAAATCGCTTTATTACTAGCCGCTTCTTGCGTGTCTTTTGCTGCTTTTGCCCATGAATATAAAGCTGGGGAGATTCGGGTGGTGCATCCTTTTTCGGTGCCGACTTTACCGGGCAAGGATGTGGGGACGGTGTATATCGGCCTTGAAAATAAAGGTGCTCAGGCGGATCAGTTAATCGCAGCGACGAGTGATCGTGCTGCCCGGGTAGAGATCCATACCATGAGTATGGAAGGCGATGTGATGAAAATGCGCCAGGTGCCTGAGCTGGAAGTGAAGGGCGGAGAAACAATCAAGATGAAGCCGGGTATGGGTTATCACCTGATGATTTTTGGCGTGAAGCAGCCTTTAAAGGTGGGCGATAAATTTCCGCTGAAATTGCAGTTTAAAAAATCAGGCGCGGTTGAGGTATCGGTGATGGTGCAAGAGCGCGAGGCAGGTGCAAAAGCCGCTGAAGGGCACTTTCATTAA